A DNA window from Mycolicibacter terrae contains the following coding sequences:
- a CDS encoding glycosyltransferase family 4 protein — MRIGMVCPYSFDVPGGVQAHVLQLAEVLRARGHEVSVLAPASPHVELPDYVVSAGKAVAIPYNGSVARLQFSPAAHRKVKKWLMSGDFDVLHLHEPNAPSLSMLALNVAEGPIVATFHTSTTKSLTLSVAQALLRPMHEKIIGRIAVSDLARRWQMEALGSDAVEIPNGVEVAAFATAEPLPGYPRPGRTVLFLGRYDEPRKGMAVLLGALPALVEKFADLQVLIVGRGDEDELRSDAGALAHHLRFLGQVDDAEKASALRSADVYCAPNTGGESFGIVLAEAMAAGAAVVASDLDAFRRVLRDGKAGRLVPVDDPAGLAAALIEVLGDDELRASYVAAGREAVRRYDWSVVADQIIRVYETVAGVGRKVSVGD; from the coding sequence GGCGGGGTGCAGGCTCATGTGCTGCAACTGGCCGAGGTGCTGCGTGCCCGTGGGCATGAGGTCAGTGTGTTGGCGCCGGCCTCGCCGCACGTGGAGTTGCCCGACTACGTCGTCTCCGCCGGCAAGGCCGTCGCGATCCCCTACAACGGGTCGGTGGCTCGGCTGCAGTTCAGCCCGGCCGCGCATCGCAAGGTCAAGAAGTGGCTCATGAGCGGTGACTTCGACGTGCTGCATCTGCACGAGCCGAACGCCCCCAGCCTGTCGATGCTGGCCCTGAACGTGGCCGAGGGCCCGATCGTGGCCACCTTTCACACCTCGACGACCAAATCGCTGACGCTGAGCGTGGCCCAGGCCTTGCTGCGGCCGATGCACGAAAAGATCATCGGCCGTATCGCGGTGTCGGATCTGGCCCGGCGCTGGCAGATGGAGGCGCTGGGATCCGACGCGGTGGAGATCCCCAACGGGGTCGAGGTGGCCGCGTTCGCCACGGCTGAGCCGTTGCCCGGCTACCCGCGCCCCGGCCGCACGGTGTTGTTTCTGGGCCGCTACGACGAACCCCGCAAGGGCATGGCGGTGCTGCTCGGTGCGCTGCCGGCGTTGGTCGAGAAGTTCGCCGACCTTCAGGTGCTGATCGTCGGCCGCGGGGATGAGGACGAATTGCGCAGCGATGCAGGCGCGTTGGCACATCACCTGCGATTCCTGGGGCAAGTCGACGACGCCGAGAAAGCGTCGGCGCTGCGCAGCGCCGACGTGTACTGTGCGCCGAACACCGGCGGTGAGAGCTTCGGCATCGTGCTGGCCGAGGCGATGGCCGCCGGTGCCGCGGTGGTCGCCAGTGACCTGGACGCGTTCCGCCGGGTGCTGCGCGACGGGAAGGCCGGCCGGCTGGTGCCGGTCGATGACCCCGCGGGCTTGGCCGCCGCCCTGATCGAGGTGCTCGGCGACGACGAGTTGCGGGCGTCCTATGTGGCGGCGGGCCGCGAGGCGGTACGCCGCTACGACTGGTCGGTGGTGGCCGACCAGATCATCCGGGTCTACGAGACGGTCGCCGGTGTCGGCCGTAAGGTCTCGGTGGGCGACTGA
- a CDS encoding NUDIX hydrolase translates to MAPTVLGIVLVLVAVAVLAVTVGWAFQTANRLNRLHVRCDLSWQALDGSLARRAVVARAVAIEAYGDEVAGRRLAALADVAERASRDARETAENALSAELAMVDAASLPPAMVAELADAEARVLLARRFHNDAVRDTVALRDRPLVRALHLGGTAPMPTYFEIVERAGMIAHGDHGVLDPRVSARVVLLDEAGSVLLLRGRDPALPDDAANPAPRWWFTIGGQVLPDEPLAEAAARELAEETGLKVGPGELVGPIWRRDAVFEFNGERLDSQEFFFVHRTGRFEPSAAARTGLEQRYLQGHRWCDAAAIAELAAAGEKVYPLQLGERLAEAGRLADAARTTADVRRIT, encoded by the coding sequence ATGGCTCCGACGGTCCTGGGGATCGTATTGGTCCTGGTTGCCGTGGCGGTGCTGGCCGTCACGGTGGGCTGGGCCTTCCAGACCGCCAACCGGCTCAACCGGCTGCACGTGCGCTGCGATCTGTCCTGGCAGGCACTGGACGGATCGCTGGCGCGCCGTGCCGTGGTGGCCCGGGCCGTCGCGATCGAGGCCTACGGCGACGAAGTGGCCGGGCGGCGGCTGGCCGCTCTGGCCGATGTCGCCGAGCGGGCGTCACGTGACGCGCGTGAGACGGCCGAGAACGCGCTGTCGGCCGAACTGGCGATGGTCGACGCCGCGTCGTTACCACCGGCGATGGTCGCCGAGCTGGCCGACGCCGAAGCCCGGGTGCTGCTGGCCCGCCGATTCCACAACGACGCGGTCCGTGACACGGTGGCGCTGCGCGACCGCCCGCTGGTTCGGGCGCTGCATCTGGGTGGAACCGCGCCGATGCCAACCTATTTCGAGATCGTCGAACGGGCAGGAATGATCGCTCACGGCGATCACGGCGTGCTGGATCCACGCGTCTCGGCGCGGGTGGTGCTGCTCGACGAGGCGGGCTCGGTGCTGCTGCTGCGCGGCCGCGACCCGGCCCTGCCGGACGACGCCGCAAACCCGGCACCGCGCTGGTGGTTCACCATCGGGGGGCAGGTGTTACCCGATGAGCCGCTGGCCGAGGCGGCGGCGCGCGAACTGGCCGAGGAGACCGGTCTGAAGGTCGGCCCCGGCGAGCTGGTCGGACCGATCTGGCGCCGCGACGCGGTCTTCGAGTTCAACGGCGAACGGCTCGACAGCCAGGAGTTCTTCTTCGTCCACCGCACCGGCCGATTCGAGCCGTCCGCTGCAGCTCGGACCGGGCTGGAGCAGCGCTACCTGCAAGGCCACCGCTGGTGTGACGCCGCGGCGATCGCCGAGTTGGCCGCCGCGGGCGAGAAGGTCTATCCGCTGCAACTGGGCGAGCGGCTCGCCGAGGCGGGCCGGCTGGCCGACGCCGCCCGAACCACTGCGGACGTTCGCCGGATCACCTGA
- a CDS encoding alcohol dehydrogenase catalytic domain-containing protein, protein MTLVDVDTPAPGPGEVRIAVAACGVCGTDQAFVNAGFPGMTWPVTLGHEIAGTIAELGAGVTDWQVGERVAVGWFGGNCNHCIPCRKGDFIHCANAQVPSWHYPGGYAESVTVPANALARIPDELSLVEAAPMGCAGVTTYHALRSTRARAGDRVAVLGLGGLGHLGVQFAAAMGFETISIARGAAKEADARALGAHHYIDSTAGDVAQAMAALGGVAVVLATAANSRAMADTVGGLAPRGELITIGVTAEPLAIAPVQLITPGLSVTGHPSGTARDIEETMAFAVLSGVRARIEERPLAQAAEAYAAMEEGRARYRMVLTM, encoded by the coding sequence ATGACCCTGGTCGACGTCGACACCCCCGCACCGGGGCCCGGCGAGGTCCGGATCGCCGTCGCCGCCTGCGGTGTCTGCGGTACCGACCAGGCCTTCGTCAACGCGGGCTTCCCGGGGATGACGTGGCCGGTGACCCTCGGGCACGAGATCGCCGGCACGATCGCCGAACTGGGTGCCGGTGTGACGGACTGGCAGGTCGGTGAACGGGTTGCGGTCGGCTGGTTCGGCGGGAACTGCAACCATTGCATTCCTTGCCGCAAAGGCGATTTCATCCACTGCGCCAATGCGCAGGTGCCCAGCTGGCACTACCCGGGCGGCTACGCCGAATCGGTGACGGTGCCGGCCAACGCCCTGGCCCGAATCCCCGATGAGTTGTCCCTGGTCGAAGCCGCACCGATGGGCTGTGCCGGGGTCACCACCTACCACGCGTTGCGGTCGACCAGGGCGCGGGCGGGGGACCGGGTCGCGGTGCTGGGCCTGGGCGGTTTGGGGCATCTGGGCGTGCAATTCGCCGCCGCCATGGGTTTCGAGACGATCTCGATCGCCCGCGGAGCCGCCAAGGAAGCCGACGCCCGCGCGCTCGGCGCCCACCACTACATCGACTCCACCGCCGGGGACGTCGCACAGGCGATGGCGGCGCTCGGGGGTGTGGCGGTAGTGCTGGCCACCGCGGCCAACTCGCGAGCGATGGCCGACACCGTCGGCGGGCTGGCGCCGCGCGGGGAACTCATCACTATCGGGGTCACCGCCGAGCCGTTAGCGATCGCCCCCGTGCAACTGATCACCCCGGGGCTCAGCGTGACCGGACACCCTTCGGGCACTGCCCGCGATATCGAGGAGACCATGGCCTTCGCGGTGCTGTCGGGAGTTCGGGCCCGCATTGAAGAACGGCCGCTGGCTCAGGCGGCCGAGGCGTACGCCGCCATGGAGGAGGGCCGGGCCCGCTACCGCATGGTCCTGACGATGTGA
- a CDS encoding TetR/AcrR family transcriptional regulator, whose protein sequence is MERVAARKIAEITTRLEAATNPGALVTESLVIVATEVAHDPLLRVISEHTDEGNVAALIARSVTFSKYWRASMRLNSSRPASNCGPGFAPATPPASYCRSPRVCCSDSFPVPTMPAGSAVMCRCSWCWRLMADPPPAGPLFAPRRKVRGSEAEKQLAVAHYTGRVSRARRSIQ, encoded by the coding sequence ATGGAGCGCGTCGCCGCACGCAAGATCGCCGAGATCACCACCCGGCTGGAGGCGGCGACCAACCCGGGCGCCCTGGTGACGGAGTCGCTGGTCATCGTGGCCACCGAGGTCGCCCACGACCCCTTGTTGCGGGTGATCTCCGAACACACCGACGAGGGCAACGTCGCCGCGCTGATCGCCCGGTCGGTGACCTTCAGTAAGTACTGGCGGGCCTCTATGAGATTGAATTCGAGCAGGCCGGCGAGCAATTGCGGGCCGGGCTTCGCCCCGGCGACGCCGCCCGCTTCGTATTGTCGGTCGCCCCGGGTCTGCTGCTCGGACTCATTCCCGGTGCCGACGATGCCGGCTGGGTCCGCCGTTATGTGCAGGTGTTCGTGGTGCTGGCGTTTGATGGCCGACCCGCCGCCGGCCGGACCCCTCTTCGCGCCGCGAAGAAAGGTCCGCGGCAGCGAGGCCGAAAAACAGCTGGCGGTCGCCCACTACACTGGGCGAGTATCACGAGCGAGGAGAAGCATTCAGTGA
- the pdxS gene encoding pyridoxal 5'-phosphate synthase lyase subunit PdxS, whose translation MNSAGQNGSAPDGQTGTARVKRGMAEMLKGGVIMDVVTPEQARIAEGAGAVAVMALERVPADIRAQGGVSRMSDPDMIESIIAAVTIPVMAKVRIGHFVEAQILQSLGVDYIDESEVLTPADYSHHIDKWQFTVPFVCGATNLGEALRRITEGAAMIRSKGEAGTGDVSNATTHMRAIGGEIRRLTSLAPDELFVAAKELQAPYELVAEVAKAGKLPVTLFTAGGIATPADAAMMMQLGAEGVFVGSGIFKSGDPAARAAAIVKATTFHDDPDVLARVSRGLGEAMVGINVEDIAQPHRLAERGW comes from the coding sequence GTGAACAGCGCGGGGCAGAACGGTTCGGCACCCGACGGACAAACGGGCACAGCGCGGGTCAAGCGCGGCATGGCCGAGATGCTCAAGGGCGGTGTCATCATGGACGTCGTCACCCCCGAGCAGGCCCGCATCGCCGAGGGCGCCGGAGCCGTCGCGGTGATGGCGCTGGAGCGGGTGCCCGCCGACATCCGCGCTCAGGGCGGGGTGTCGCGGATGAGCGACCCGGACATGATCGAGAGCATCATCGCGGCGGTGACCATCCCGGTGATGGCCAAGGTGCGTATCGGCCACTTCGTCGAAGCGCAGATCCTGCAGAGCCTCGGGGTGGACTACATCGACGAGTCGGAGGTGCTCACCCCGGCCGATTACAGCCACCACATCGACAAGTGGCAGTTCACCGTCCCGTTCGTGTGCGGGGCGACCAACCTGGGCGAGGCGCTGCGCCGGATCACCGAGGGGGCGGCCATGATCCGCTCCAAAGGTGAGGCCGGAACCGGGGACGTCTCCAATGCCACCACCCACATGCGTGCCATCGGCGGCGAGATCCGCCGGCTGACGTCGCTGGCGCCAGACGAATTGTTCGTCGCGGCAAAGGAATTGCAGGCGCCCTACGAATTGGTCGCCGAAGTCGCCAAGGCCGGCAAGCTGCCGGTGACGCTGTTCACCGCCGGGGGCATCGCCACGCCCGCCGATGCGGCGATGATGATGCAGCTCGGCGCCGAGGGCGTTTTCGTGGGCTCCGGCATCTTCAAGTCCGGTGATCCGGCGGCGCGCGCGGCGGCCATCGTCAAAGCCACCACCTTCCATGACGACCCCGACGTGTTGGCCCGGGTGTCGCGCGGGCTGGGCGAGGCGATGGTCGGCATCAACGTGGAGGACATCGCGCAACCGCACCGGCTTGCCGAACGCGGCTGGTAG
- the tesB gene encoding acyl-CoA thioesterase II: protein MSIEEILDLEQLEVNIYRGSVFSPLSANHQRTFGGHVAGQALVSAVRTVEPGFGVHSLHGYFLRPGDARAPTVFLVERVRDGGSFCTRRVNAVQHGETIFNMSASFQCEQRGIGHQDVMPEAPDPKDLPDIAAMKAFDDEGFKAFAEWDLRRVPNELLPHIPGKVAEQQVWFRHRDRLPDDPVLHICALAYMSDLTLLGASWSIHPAERDLLQVASLDHAMWFMRPFRADEWLLYDQSSPSANAGRALTQGKIYNRSGDMVAAVMQEGLTRYPAGYQSADR from the coding sequence GTGTCGATCGAAGAGATCCTCGATCTCGAGCAGCTCGAGGTCAACATCTATCGCGGCAGCGTGTTCAGTCCGCTGTCCGCCAATCATCAACGCACCTTCGGCGGGCACGTCGCCGGTCAGGCGCTGGTGTCGGCGGTACGCACCGTGGAACCGGGATTCGGAGTGCATTCGCTGCACGGCTACTTCCTGCGGCCCGGAGATGCCAGGGCGCCCACGGTGTTTCTGGTCGAGCGAGTGCGCGACGGTGGTTCGTTCTGCACCCGGCGGGTCAACGCGGTGCAGCACGGCGAGACGATCTTCAACATGTCGGCGTCGTTTCAGTGTGAGCAGCGCGGTATCGGCCACCAAGATGTGATGCCCGAAGCGCCCGACCCGAAAGACCTGCCCGACATCGCCGCCATGAAAGCCTTTGACGACGAGGGTTTCAAGGCGTTCGCCGAGTGGGATCTGCGCCGGGTGCCCAACGAACTGTTGCCGCACATCCCGGGCAAGGTCGCCGAGCAGCAGGTCTGGTTCCGCCACCGGGACCGGTTGCCCGACGATCCGGTGCTGCACATCTGTGCGCTGGCCTACATGAGCGACCTGACCCTGCTCGGCGCCTCTTGGTCGATCCACCCGGCCGAGCGCGATCTCCTGCAGGTGGCGTCGCTGGACCATGCGATGTGGTTCATGCGTCCCTTCCGGGCCGACGAGTGGCTGCTCTATGACCAGTCGTCGCCGTCGGCGAACGCCGGTCGCGCGCTCACCCAGGGCAAGATCTACAACCGATCCGGAGACATGGTGGCCGCCGTCATGCAGGAGGGGTTGACCCGCTACCCGGCCGGGTACCAGTCGGCCGACCGGTGA
- the pdxT gene encoding pyridoxal 5'-phosphate synthase glutaminase subunit PdxT translates to MSGPRIGVLALQGDVREHLAALIAVGADPVPVRRRAELDAVDALLLPGGESTTMSHLLRELELIDPLRARLADGMPAYGSCAGMILLAGEIVDAGADGRAAIPLSGIDMTVRRNAFGRQVDSFEGDVQFTGLDDPVHAVFIRAPWVERVGPGVQVLAKAAGHPVAVRQGAVLATSFHPEVTGDRRIHRLFVDIVTRKA, encoded by the coding sequence GTGAGCGGCCCGCGCATCGGAGTACTCGCCCTGCAGGGCGACGTCCGCGAACACCTTGCTGCACTGATCGCCGTCGGCGCCGACCCGGTGCCGGTGCGCCGCCGGGCGGAACTCGACGCCGTCGACGCCCTGCTGCTCCCCGGTGGCGAGTCGACCACGATGAGTCATCTGCTGCGCGAGCTGGAGCTGATCGACCCGCTGCGGGCCCGGCTGGCCGACGGGATGCCGGCGTACGGATCCTGTGCGGGAATGATTCTGCTGGCCGGCGAGATCGTCGACGCAGGCGCCGACGGGCGCGCTGCCATACCGTTGTCGGGGATCGACATGACCGTGCGGCGCAACGCTTTCGGCCGGCAGGTCGATTCCTTCGAAGGCGACGTGCAGTTCACCGGTTTGGACGATCCGGTGCATGCGGTATTCATCCGGGCGCCCTGGGTGGAGCGGGTCGGGCCCGGTGTCCAGGTGCTGGCGAAGGCCGCCGGACACCCCGTGGCGGTGCGGCAGGGCGCGGTGCTGGCCACCTCGTTTCACCCGGAGGTGACCGGCGACCGCCGGATTCACCGGCTGTTCGTCGACATCGTCACCCGTAAGGCCTGA
- a CDS encoding ABC1 kinase family protein — protein MADLARGGFRRAVKLASLPAGVAGRAALGVGKRMTGKSRDEVNAELLEKAADEMFKVLGELKGGAMKVGQALSVMEAAIPPQFAEPFREALVKLQSEAPPLPAAKVHRVLDAQLGTKWRERFTSFDDTPAASASIGQVHRAVWKDGRAVAVKIQYPGADEALRADLKLIQRFNWVAKQVVPGADVDRVVSEINDTLEAELEYRQEADNQRAFAKAFAGDPKFAVPAVIASAPKVIVSEWIEGRRLSAIISSGTKQERDSACALLLEFTFSSPARVGLVHADPHPGNFMLLADGRLGVIDFGAVAEHPGGIPPEFAELLCWARDEQWDEVIRLLKQLGFMPADYELSAEQLVEYIQPLWPYIDPLRSGEFHFTRKWFQKSALVTTDPMAEGFADRFKMARQMTLPAGYVMLLRTLGGLLGVAVQLDAHVDYAALIERWVPGFFPPDQPPAREQD, from the coding sequence ATGGCAGATCTTGCGCGGGGCGGATTTCGCCGCGCGGTGAAACTGGCGAGCCTGCCGGCCGGGGTCGCGGGACGCGCAGCGCTGGGTGTGGGCAAGCGGATGACCGGCAAGTCCAGGGACGAGGTCAACGCCGAGCTCCTGGAGAAGGCCGCCGACGAGATGTTCAAGGTGCTCGGCGAGCTCAAGGGCGGCGCGATGAAAGTCGGCCAGGCGCTGTCGGTGATGGAGGCCGCGATTCCGCCGCAGTTCGCCGAACCATTCCGCGAGGCGTTGGTCAAGCTCCAAAGCGAGGCCCCACCGCTGCCGGCCGCCAAGGTGCATCGGGTGCTCGACGCCCAGCTCGGCACCAAATGGCGGGAGCGTTTCACGTCCTTCGACGACACCCCGGCCGCGTCGGCAAGCATCGGGCAGGTGCACCGGGCGGTCTGGAAGGACGGGCGCGCAGTCGCCGTGAAAATCCAATACCCCGGCGCCGACGAGGCGCTGCGCGCCGACCTCAAACTGATTCAGCGGTTCAACTGGGTCGCCAAGCAAGTCGTGCCGGGCGCGGACGTGGACCGAGTGGTCTCGGAGATCAATGACACCTTGGAAGCCGAACTCGAGTACCGGCAGGAGGCCGATAATCAGCGGGCCTTCGCCAAGGCCTTCGCCGGGGACCCGAAGTTCGCTGTGCCGGCGGTGATCGCCAGCGCGCCGAAGGTCATCGTCTCGGAGTGGATCGAAGGCCGGCGTCTGTCGGCGATCATCAGCAGCGGCACCAAACAGGAGCGGGACTCCGCGTGCGCGCTGCTGCTGGAATTCACCTTCAGCTCACCGGCGCGGGTGGGCCTGGTACACGCCGACCCGCACCCCGGCAACTTCATGCTGCTGGCCGACGGGCGCCTGGGCGTCATCGACTTCGGCGCGGTGGCCGAGCATCCCGGCGGCATCCCCCCGGAGTTCGCCGAACTGCTGTGCTGGGCGCGTGACGAGCAGTGGGACGAGGTGATCCGGCTGCTCAAGCAGCTCGGTTTCATGCCGGCCGACTATGAGCTGAGTGCTGAGCAACTGGTGGAGTACATCCAACCGCTGTGGCCCTACATCGACCCACTGCGCTCGGGGGAGTTCCATTTCACCCGCAAGTGGTTCCAGAAATCGGCCCTGGTCACCACAGATCCGATGGCCGAAGGCTTCGCCGACCGATTCAAGATGGCGCGTCAGATGACCCTTCCGGCGGGTTACGTCATGTTGCTGCGCACGCTGGGCGGCCTGCTGGGGGTCGCGGTGCAGCTGGACGCGCACGTCGACTACGCCGCGCTGATCGAGCGATGGGTGCCCGGGTTCTTCCCGCCCGACCAGCCCCCGGCGCGCGAGCAGGACTGA
- a CDS encoding YebC/PmpR family DNA-binding transcriptional regulator: MSGHSKWATTKHKKAVIDARRGKNFARLIKNIEVAARVGGGDPSGNPTLYDAIQKAKKNSVPNDNIERARKRGAGEEAGGADYQTITYEGYGPNGVAVLIECLTDNRNRAASEVRVAMTRNGGTMADPGSVAYLFSRKGTVTLEKNGLTEDDVLVAVLDAGAEDVNDLGESFEVISEPGDLVAVRTALVDAGIDYESAEASFQPSVSVAVDVEGARKVFKLVEALEDSDDVQNVWTNVDLSDEVLAELAED, translated from the coding sequence ATGAGCGGCCATTCCAAGTGGGCCACCACCAAGCACAAGAAGGCCGTTATCGACGCTCGCCGCGGCAAGAACTTCGCTCGGTTGATCAAGAACATCGAGGTTGCGGCACGAGTCGGTGGTGGTGATCCGTCGGGTAATCCGACGTTGTACGACGCCATCCAGAAGGCGAAGAAGAACTCGGTGCCCAATGACAACATCGAGCGGGCCCGCAAGCGTGGCGCGGGTGAGGAAGCCGGCGGGGCGGACTATCAGACCATCACCTATGAGGGGTACGGGCCCAACGGTGTCGCGGTGCTGATCGAGTGTCTGACCGATAACCGCAACCGTGCTGCCAGTGAGGTGCGGGTCGCGATGACCCGCAACGGCGGCACCATGGCCGACCCGGGATCGGTCGCCTACCTGTTCAGCCGCAAGGGGACGGTGACCCTGGAGAAGAACGGGCTGACCGAGGATGACGTGCTGGTGGCGGTGCTCGATGCCGGCGCCGAGGACGTCAACGACCTCGGTGAGAGCTTCGAGGTGATCTCCGAGCCGGGCGATCTGGTGGCGGTGCGCACGGCGCTCGTCGACGCCGGCATCGACTACGAGTCGGCCGAGGCCAGCTTTCAGCCGTCGGTCAGTGTCGCGGTGGACGTCGAGGGCGCCCGCAAGGTCTTCAAGCTGGTTGAGGCGCTCGAGGACAGCGACGATGTACAGAACGTGTGGACCAACGTCGATCTGTCCGACGAGGTGCTGGCCGAACTGGCCGAGGACTGA
- the ruvC gene encoding crossover junction endodeoxyribonuclease RuvC encodes MRVMGVDPGLTRCGLSVVEGGRGRQVTALDVDVVRTPADQPLPQRLLTISDTAEHWLDTHRPDVLAVERVFSQQNVSTVMGTAQAGGVIALQAARRGIDVHFHTPSEVKAAVTGNGSADKAQVTAMVTRILGLQQKPTPADAADALALAICHCWRAPMIARMAAAEALAAEQRRRYTAKLKAARA; translated from the coding sequence GTGCGGGTGATGGGTGTCGACCCCGGGCTGACCCGCTGCGGGCTGTCGGTGGTCGAGGGCGGTCGGGGGCGCCAGGTCACGGCGTTGGACGTCGACGTGGTGCGCACCCCCGCCGATCAGCCCCTGCCGCAGCGGTTGCTGACGATCAGTGACACCGCCGAGCACTGGCTGGACACCCACCGGCCGGATGTCCTCGCCGTCGAGCGGGTGTTCTCCCAGCAGAACGTCTCCACGGTGATGGGCACCGCCCAGGCCGGCGGCGTGATCGCGCTGCAGGCCGCCCGGCGCGGCATCGACGTGCATTTCCACACCCCCAGCGAGGTCAAGGCCGCGGTGACGGGCAACGGGTCCGCCGACAAGGCGCAGGTGACGGCGATGGTCACCAGAATCCTCGGGTTGCAGCAGAAGCCCACGCCCGCTGACGCGGCGGACGCTCTCGCGCTGGCGATCTGCCACTGCTGGCGCGCCCCGATGATCGCGCGGATGGCGGCCGCCGAGGCGCTGGCCGCCGAACAGCGCCGCCGCTACACCGCCAAACTCAAGGCGGCGCGGGCATGA
- the ruvA gene encoding Holliday junction branch migration protein RuvA, giving the protein MIASVRGEVIDIALDHVVVEAAGIGHKVMATPATLSMLRRGSETRLITAMIVREDSMTLYGFPDAEARDLFLTLIGVSGIGPKIALAALAVYDATALRRVLADGDVTALTRVPGIGKRGAERLVLELRDKIGPVAASDGVVFNGHAVRAPVVEALVGLGFAAKQAEEATDKVLAADPEASTSDALRTALSRLGKTK; this is encoded by the coding sequence ATGATCGCCTCGGTGCGCGGAGAGGTCATCGACATCGCACTCGATCATGTGGTGGTCGAGGCGGCCGGGATCGGCCACAAGGTGATGGCCACCCCCGCGACGCTGTCGATGTTGCGCCGCGGCAGCGAGACCCGGTTGATCACCGCGATGATTGTGCGTGAGGATTCGATGACGCTGTACGGCTTTCCCGACGCCGAAGCGCGTGATCTGTTTCTGACCTTGATCGGGGTGTCGGGGATCGGGCCCAAGATCGCGCTGGCCGCGCTGGCGGTCTACGACGCGACCGCGCTGCGCCGGGTGCTGGCCGACGGCGACGTCACCGCGCTGACCCGGGTGCCCGGGATCGGTAAGCGCGGCGCCGAGCGCTTGGTGCTGGAACTGCGCGACAAGATCGGGCCGGTCGCCGCGTCCGATGGCGTGGTCTTCAACGGTCACGCGGTGCGCGCACCGGTCGTCGAAGCCCTTGTGGGGCTTGGCTTCGCCGCCAAGCAGGCCGAGGAGGCCACCGACAAGGTACTCGCCGCGGATCCCGAGGCCAGCACCTCTGACGCCCTGCGCACCGCGCTGAGCCGGCTGGGGAAGACCAAGTGA
- the ruvB gene encoding Holliday junction branch migration DNA helicase RuvB: MSETDEPDAREVSAALTIGEGDVDAGLRPRSLAEFIGQPRVREQLQLVIEGAKNRGGTPDHILLSGPPGLGKTSLAMIIASELGSSLRVTSGPALERAGDLAAMLSNLVEHDVLFIDEIHRIARPAEEMLYLAMEDFRVDVVVGKGPGATSIPLEVAPFTLVGATTRSGALTGPLRDRFGFTAHMDFYEPAELQLVLARSATILGIELGAEAAVEVARRSRGTPRIANRLLRRVRDYAEVRADGVITRDVAKAALAVYDVDELGLDRLDRAVLSALTRSFGGGPVGVSTLAVAVGEEAATVEEVCEPFLVRAGMIARTPRGRVATPAAWTHLGLVPPAGAGGLGQPGLFE; the protein is encoded by the coding sequence GTGAGCGAGACCGACGAACCTGATGCCCGCGAGGTGTCTGCGGCGTTGACGATCGGCGAAGGCGATGTCGACGCCGGCCTGCGTCCGCGCAGCCTGGCGGAGTTCATCGGCCAGCCCCGGGTACGGGAGCAGCTGCAGCTGGTGATCGAGGGCGCCAAGAACCGTGGCGGCACACCGGATCACATCCTGCTCTCCGGCCCGCCCGGCCTGGGCAAGACGTCGCTGGCGATGATCATCGCCAGCGAATTGGGCAGCTCCCTGCGGGTGACGTCGGGACCCGCGCTGGAACGGGCCGGGGATCTGGCGGCGATGCTGTCGAACTTGGTCGAGCACGATGTGTTGTTCATCGACGAGATCCACCGCATCGCCCGGCCGGCCGAGGAGATGCTGTATCTGGCGATGGAGGACTTCCGGGTCGACGTCGTCGTCGGGAAGGGCCCCGGGGCAACCTCGATTCCGTTGGAAGTGGCACCGTTCACCCTGGTCGGCGCCACCACCCGCTCCGGAGCGCTGACCGGTCCGCTGCGGGACCGGTTCGGGTTCACCGCACACATGGATTTCTATGAGCCGGCCGAGCTGCAGCTGGTGCTGGCGCGCTCGGCGACGATCCTCGGGATCGAACTGGGAGCCGAGGCCGCGGTCGAGGTCGCACGCCGATCCCGTGGCACCCCGCGGATCGCCAACCGGCTGCTGCGCCGGGTGCGGGACTACGCGGAGGTGCGCGCCGACGGGGTGATCACCCGCGACGTGGCCAAGGCCGCACTGGCCGTTTACGACGTCGACGAGTTGGGCCTGGACCGCCTCGACCGGGCGGTGCTGTCGGCGTTGACCCGAAGTTTCGGCGGCGGCCCGGTCGGGGTGTCCACCCTGGCGGTGGCGGTGGGGGAGGAAGCGGCCACCGTGGAGGAGGTCTGCGAGCCGTTTCTGGTGCGCGCCGGGATGATCGCCCGTACCCCGCGGGGCCGGGTCGCGACCCCGGCGGCCTGGACGCACCTGGGCCTGGTGCCGCCGGCCGGGGCGGGGGGACTGGGGCAACCCGGGCTGTTCGAGTGA